From the Candidatus Binataceae bacterium genome, the window TTGGCCTGCCCCCCATTTTCCCGCCATTCATAAGTAGAGTCGGTCGGTTGTTTCGCCCTCCTGGGGCGTTTGTACTTCCCGTTCTTTTAGCGCTGCGAACTCGGCCGGCGTCAAGGCGCCGAGGCTCGAGTGCGGGCGGCGGTGGTTGTAGTCGAGCCGCCACGCCTCGATGGTCTCGCGCGCTTCCGCCAGGCTCAGGAACACGTGCTCGTTGAGGCACTCGTCGCGCAGCCGGCTGTTGAAGCTCTCGATGAAGGCGTTCTGCACCGGCTTGCCCGGTTCGATGTAGTGCCACTCGAGTCGTCCGGTGGCCCAGCGCAACACCGCGCCGCTGGTGAGCTCGGTCCCGTTATCGCTGACTACGACCTGCGGCAGGGCCCGCTCAGTCGCGAGTCGCTCCAGCTCGCGCACCACGCGCACCCCGCCGAGCGAGGTGTCGACCACCGTGGCCAGGCACTCGCGGCTGTAGTCGTCGACGATGCACAGGATGCGGAAGCGGCGGCCGTCGCTTAGCGTGTCGGACACGAAGTCGAGCGACCACCGGTAGTTGATCCTGATCGGCAGTGTCATCGGCGCCCTGGTTCCCAGTGCGCGCTTGCGCCCCCTGCGCCGACGCACCATCAAGCGCTCCTCGCGGTACAGCCGGTACAACTTCTTGTGGTTCATCGGGTGTCCCTCGCGCGCTAGCATCCACCCTAAGCGCCGATACCCGAACCGTCGTCGCTCCGCGGCGAGCTCGCGTAGTCGTTGTCTAAGTGCCGAGTCGTCCGGCCGCTTGCGCTGATAGCGCAGCGTCGAACGATCCAGCCCCGCCAGCCTGCACGCACGCCTCTGGCTCAGCCCGTGGCGCTCCATCATCCTCGCCACCGCCGCTCTCCGCGCGGCAGGCTTCAGGCGTTTTTTCCAAGCAGGTCCTTGAGCGCCGCGTTGTCGAGCAGCGACTCGGCAAGCAGCTTCTTCAGCCGGCGGTTCTCATCCTCCAACGCCTTGAGACGCTTCGCATCCGAGACGTCCATGCCGCCGTACTTCGCCTTCCACTTGTAGAAGGTCGCGCTTGAGATCCCGTGCCGCCGGCACACCTCCTCGGTCCTCGCGCCGGCCTCGTGCTCGCGCAGCACCCCGATGATCTGCTCCTCGCTGAAGCGGCTCCCTTTCATCGCCCGTCTCCTTTTCAGGCGACGGACTCTACCTCAAATCGGCGCAGTTTTCGGGGAGCACGCCACGGCCAACCTCGCGAGCCGGTGCTTCCCCGGAGCTGTACAGGTTGAAATCGACCATGGAACGGAGGCCACGCCCGCGCTGGTGTTTCCTGCAGCTGGGCGATCGATCAGACGCGCTCTCGCGCCCATAGTGGGACACCACGCCTTCCGCGAAAAATGGCGTGTTGACGAAGCGCAACACCGGATGCTTTTTGGCGACATCGCTGGGCCCGATGACGCGCTCCGCCTCACTTTCGACGGCTGGGTCGCAGCAGTTGGCCCTTCGACGCAAGTGCGTCGCCTACCGGAACGACAATTTTGCACGCTCGCCGGCATTCTGGCCGGCGCGGTGGCCGTGTCGGAAGCTTTCTTGTCGTTCGCGCAGGTCGCGGTTGACGCTTCGCGACGGGCGATTGCGCTTTCGTTGTGGCGGCCAGACCTCGATACGAAGGAATCGGAAGCATTGGGAATTCCGGTTGAATTCCTGCCGACGCAAATGTGGATTCTCGGCTTGGGCCACTTGGGGCAAGCCTACCTTTGGGCGCTCGCCACTCTTCCATACGCCCAGCTGCAATCCACAAACATCATCCTGAACGATTTTGACGCAATCGAGCCCGCCAACCTGGAAACAGGCATGCTTTTAAGGAAAGGAGACATCAGACAATTCAAGACTCGCGTCTGTTCGCGCTGGCTCGAATCGCTTGGATTCAACACGACGATTGTAGAGCGCAAATTCCGCCCGGATTTCCGCTGTCAAGCGGAGGAGCCCCAACTTGCCATCTGCGGTTTCGATTCCAATGAGGCTCGCCGCGCGCTGTGGACCGCAAACTTTGCGATGGTCGCCGACTGCGGCCTTGGAGCGCTCGCCAGCAACTTCGACACGCTCAACGTGCAAACGCTGCCGAGCGCCCGGTCGGCGAAGGAGTTATGGCCGGTCGACCGAAATGACGCCCTCAACGCCGAGCGCATCGCTAAGGAAAGCGGGATCTACGATGAGCTCAGCAGCGACGATGAGTGCGGGCGAGTGCTGCTTGCCGGCAAACCGGTTGCGGTCCCGTTCGTCGGCGCCGTCGCCGCAACCTATGTTGTCGCCGAAGTCCTCCGAGCCCTGCACGGCGGACCCGGCTACTCGCGCTTGAAACTTCGCCTCGCGACACCGCAGGAATCTTTACTTACCACGCCAGGAGCCTGGAGCGCCTCCGCCATTGGCGGCATCGCGTACTGCAACGCCCTTCGGCTCTGATCTCCCAGCAGAATCCGAACGGCAACGGCTGGGCACAATTGCGGCCGGACGGATTGCAAGATCGTCCGCGCGATGCTTCTTTTTGGGAACAAGTTGAGTGGGGGAGGTCAATGGAGTATGTCGGCAGGTATCAGGGTGCTCGATGTCCCGGCGTTGGAGTCGTGGCTCTGGGACGCGGCGTGCAAGATTCGCGGGCCGCTCGACGCGCCGAAGTTCAAGGACTACATCCTGCCCCTGATCTTCCTTAAGCGCCTGTCCGACGTTTTCGAGGACGAACTGCGCCACTACGCCCAGGAATTCGGGAGCGAAAAGGAAGCGCTCAAGCTTATCGATCGCGACCACAAGCTGGTTCGGTGCTACATTCCTGCCGACTACCGATGGCCGGAAGTTGCGCGCCGCACCGCGGGCCTCGGCGAATACCTCACGGATGCGGTCCGGGCGGTTGCGCGCGAAAATCCAGCCTTGGCCGGCGTGATCGACTCCGTTGATTTCAACGCCTCCACCGCCGGTCAACGGATCATCGATGACGGCCGCCTGGCGGCGCTGGTACAGGTCCTTTCACAGCATCGCCTCGGCCTGGACGACGTAGAGCCCGACATCCTCGGCCGGGCCTACGAGTACCTGATCCGGAAGTTTGCCGAAGGCCAGGGTCAGAGCGCGGGCGAGTTCTACACCCCGCGCGAAGTGGCCATCCTGATTGCGCGCCTGCTGGAACCCGAGCCGGGGATGACCGTTTACGACCCGTGCTGCGGCTCCGGCGGCCTGCTCATCAAGTCGCATCTGCGGCTGCTGGAAGCGCACGGCGTCCGCAAGAACGGGCGCCTCAAGCTTCCGCCCGAGGTTGCGCCGCTCCGGCTCTACGGTCAGGAAATCAACGCGGCGACGTTCGCGATGGCGAAGATGAACGCGGCGATTCATGACATGAGCGCGGAAATCGCAATCGGCGACACGATGACGCGGCCCGCTTTTACAAGCGAGGACGGGAGCCTTCGTCGGTTCGATCTTGTCGCTGCCAACCCAATGTGGAACCAGGATTTTTCCGCCGACACTTACGATAACGATCTTTACGGCAGGTTTGGATTTGGGAAGCCGCCCGCTTCGACTGCGGATTGGGGGTGGGTTCAGCACATGTTCGCGTCCCTAAACGACCGGGGCCGGATGGCGGTCGTGCTCGACACAGGCGCGGTCAGTCGCGGCAGCGGGAATCAGGGGTCGAACCGCGAGCGAGACATTCGCAAGGCGTTCATCGAGCGCGACCTTATCGAGGCTGTGACGCTTTTGCCGGAAAATCTCTTCTACAACACGCCTGCGCCGGGAATCGTGATGGTGATCAACCGGGCGAAGCGGCGCCCCGGCGAGATCGCTCTCATCAACGCTTCGAAGTTATTCAGCAAGGGCCGTCCCAAGAACGCGCTGACGGAGGAGCACGTTGGCGAGATCGCCGGTGTTTACCATTCGTGGACGGCCAAGGAGGGTCTCGCGGCGATAATTTCCAGGGACGAAGCCGCGCGCAACGACTACAACCTGTCGCCGAGCCGTTATGTCACCCTAAATGGCAAGGATGACGTGCTGCCACTGGAGGAGGCGATGGTGCTGTTGCGCGAAGCCGAAGAGGAGCGCGCTACCGCCGATCGGGAGTTGGAAGCCGTGTTGAAGGAGCTTGGGCTCGGAGGCCTGCGCAATGCCTGATGGCGAGCTCGTCTGCGCGCGTGAGTCTGGCGACGACCGGGAGTTACCGGGCGGCTGGCGGTTTGCTCGCTTAAGGGATGTTGCCATTGAGATGTTTGGGGGAGGTACGCCGTCCACGAAGAATCCTAAGTATTGGGGAGGGCAAATTCCTTGGACTACGAGCGCTGTGATCGCGGAATCTGACACCGTACTCTCCGGGTATCAACGCTCGATTTCAGAGATTGCATTAAGGGAATCCTCAACGAGGATCGCGCCAGCTGGTAGTCTTCTAATTGGAACTCGCGTTGGCGTGGGAAAATGCGTTGTGACGCCGTTCGCGGTTGCGATCAACCAGGACCTAACTGCGGTCGTCGTCAAAGCCGACGCTGCAATCGCTGATTACATAGCGTTCGCGCTCAAGCTGGATAGCATTCGACGCTGGATCGACGGTGCGAAGAGGGGCACGACGATCAAGGGGATACCGCGCGACGACATTGGTCGACTCGTTTTGCCGTTGCCGCCGCTGGAGGAGCAGCGGGCGATTGCGCGGGTATTGCGGACGATCCAGCGCGCCAAGGAGGCGACCGAAAAGGTCATCGCCGCCACCCGCGAACTCAAGAAATCGCTGCTGCGCCACCTTTTTACTTACGGTCCCGGGCCACTCGCGAGCATGAGCCAAGTCGAGTTGCAGGAAACACCCATGGGAGCGGCCCCGGCTCATTGGACGATTGGGAGGCTTGGCGATCCCGATGTGGCTGAAATCAGAACCGGCACCTCGGCTTTCCCAACAAAATATCCGACCGGTGCGGAACGACTTCTCTTCCTTAAGGTTTCAGATCTGAACGATTTAGCTAACTCGCGAGTAGTGACGCGAGCGGCTTCAGAGGCACGCTTGACCACAGACTCGCTCAGCAAGCTTAGCTACGTCCCCACCGGTTCCGTGGTGTTTCCAAAAAGAGGCGCCGCAATCGCGACCAACAAGAAGAGGCTGACCGGCCAACCATCTCTACTTGACCCGAACTTAATAGCTCTCTGTCCCGGCTCCAATGTCGTGCCTAAGTATCTGCTTGCTTGGCTGGAAAACTTTGACCTGCGTAGCATCACGGACGATGCCACCTTGCCCCAGATCAACAAAAAAGACCTGCAGGCATTAGCTTTCCCAATTCCAACTTCCAGCGAACAAGAACGTATCGTCGCATCGCTCGACGCCGTGGACGGGAAGTTGGACGCGGACAGGTGCCTCTCGTGGACGCTTTCTAGCCTGTTTCAAACGCTCCTGCGCGACCTGATGAGCGGTCGGCGACGCGTACGCGGCACGGAGAGAAGTGCGGAGACAACGGCAAGCGATGGCGATCGGAGCTGAAAAGAGCGCGGTGCAAAATCCGCTTATCCGCTATGCCGTGGAAGCGGGTTGGAAATACATATCGCCCGATGATGCGGTTCGGATGCGGCGCGGCGAAACGGGAATCGTCCTGCATGACGTTTTGATTCGCCAGCTTCAACGGCTCAATCCCGCCTTCGTGGATGTGACCCGCGCGGAGCAGATCGTCAAGGCGCTCGTGCGAATCCCGCCCAACGTTCATGGCAATCTGCAAGCCTGGGAGTATCTAAAGGGCCTCAAGACGGTTTTTGTCGAGGACGAAAAGCGTGAGCGCAATGTGCGTCTCCTCGATCCCGTCAGGGTCGAGGAAAACGAGTTTCATGTCACGGACGAGCTGACCTTTACCAATGGCACCTACGAGATTCGTGGAGACATCGTCTTCTTTGTTAACGGCGTGCCAGTGCTGGATATCGAGACCAAAGCCGCAAAGGAGAAGGAGGGGATCCAAAAAGCGCATGAACAGATAGGTCGATACCATCGGGAAGCGCCGGAGT encodes:
- a CDS encoding IS3 family transposase (programmed frameshift) codes for the protein MKGSRFSEEQIIGVLREHEAGARTEEVCRRHGISSATFYKWKAKYGGMDVSDAKRLKALEDENRRLKKLLAESLLDNAALKDLLGKNGLKPAARRAAVARMMERHGLSQRRACRLAGLDRSTLRYQRKRPDDSALRQRLRELAAERRRFGYRRLGWMLAREGHPMNHKKLYRLYREERLMVRRRRGRKRALGTRAPMTLPIRINYRWSLDFVSDTLSDGRRFRILCIVDDYSRECLATVVDTSLGGVRVVRELERLATERALPQVVVSDNGTELTSGAVLRWATGRLEWHYIEPGKPVQNAFIESFNSRLRDECLNEHVFLSLAEARETIEAWRLDYNHRRPHSSLGALTPAEFAALKEREVQTPQEGETTDRLYL
- a CDS encoding ThiF family adenylyltransferase gives rise to the protein MLFGDIAGPDDALRLTFDGWVAAVGPSTQVRRLPERQFCTLAGILAGAVAVSEAFLSFAQVAVDASRRAIALSLWRPDLDTKESEALGIPVEFLPTQMWILGLGHLGQAYLWALATLPYAQLQSTNIILNDFDAIEPANLETGMLLRKGDIRQFKTRVCSRWLESLGFNTTIVERKFRPDFRCQAEEPQLAICGFDSNEARRALWTANFAMVADCGLGALASNFDTLNVQTLPSARSAKELWPVDRNDALNAERIAKESGIYDELSSDDECGRVLLAGKPVAVPFVGAVAATYVVAEVLRALHGGPGYSRLKLRLATPQESLLTTPGAWSASAIGGIAYCNALRL
- a CDS encoding class I SAM-dependent DNA methyltransferase, yielding MSAGIRVLDVPALESWLWDAACKIRGPLDAPKFKDYILPLIFLKRLSDVFEDELRHYAQEFGSEKEALKLIDRDHKLVRCYIPADYRWPEVARRTAGLGEYLTDAVRAVARENPALAGVIDSVDFNASTAGQRIIDDGRLAALVQVLSQHRLGLDDVEPDILGRAYEYLIRKFAEGQGQSAGEFYTPREVAILIARLLEPEPGMTVYDPCCGSGGLLIKSHLRLLEAHGVRKNGRLKLPPEVAPLRLYGQEINAATFAMAKMNAAIHDMSAEIAIGDTMTRPAFTSEDGSLRRFDLVAANPMWNQDFSADTYDNDLYGRFGFGKPPASTADWGWVQHMFASLNDRGRMAVVLDTGAVSRGSGNQGSNRERDIRKAFIERDLIEAVTLLPENLFYNTPAPGIVMVINRAKRRPGEIALINASKLFSKGRPKNALTEEHVGEIAGVYHSWTAKEGLAAIISRDEAARNDYNLSPSRYVTLNGKDDVLPLEEAMVLLREAEEERATADRELEAVLKELGLGGLRNA
- a CDS encoding restriction endonuclease subunit S; translation: MPDGELVCARESGDDRELPGGWRFARLRDVAIEMFGGGTPSTKNPKYWGGQIPWTTSAVIAESDTVLSGYQRSISEIALRESSTRIAPAGSLLIGTRVGVGKCVVTPFAVAINQDLTAVVVKADAAIADYIAFALKLDSIRRWIDGAKRGTTIKGIPRDDIGRLVLPLPPLEEQRAIARVLRTIQRAKEATEKVIAATRELKKSLLRHLFTYGPGPLASMSQVELQETPMGAAPAHWTIGRLGDPDVAEIRTGTSAFPTKYPTGAERLLFLKVSDLNDLANSRVVTRAASEARLTTDSLSKLSYVPTGSVVFPKRGAAIATNKKRLTGQPSLLDPNLIALCPGSNVVPKYLLAWLENFDLRSITDDATLPQINKKDLQALAFPIPTSSEQERIVASLDAVDGKLDADRCLSWTLSSLFQTLLRDLMSGRRRVRGTERSAETTASDGDRS